CACCTTGCCGCTCTTGGTGTGCGGCAGCAGCGCCAACGCGTTGGTGAGGAACATCTGGACCTGTCCGCTCAGCAGGGCCACGGTACCCGGGCCGCTGCCCTTGTACGGCACGTGGACGACGTCGATGCCCGCCTCGCGCTTGAGCAGTTCCGTCGCCAGGTGCTGAATGCCCCCGATGCCGCCGGAAGCGTAGCTGAGCTTGCCCGGATGCGCCTTGGCGTGCGCCACGAACTCGCGCACGCTGCGCGCCGGAATCGAAGGATGCAGGCCCAGCATACTCGTCCCGTTCGCCATGAGGCTCACCGGCGCGAAATCCTTCACCGGATCGAAGCTCACCTTGCGTGCGAGATGGGCCGACATCATGTGTCCGACGTTGAAGACGATCACCGTATAGCCGTCGGGCGCCGACTTGGCCAGCATCTCCATCGCGATGAGGCCCGTGGCGCCGATCCGGTTGTCGACCACGACCGGCTGCCCCCACGCTTCGTTGAGCTTCTGGGCGACGAGCCGCGCCATGAAATCCGTGCCGCCGCCGGGCGCGACGCCGACGAGGAACCGGATCGGCTTGGTCGGGTAGTCTTGAGCGAGCGCCGCGCCCGCGGTGCCGAGCGCGAGTGCGGACAGCAAGACGGTGCCGCGCGAGCGCCAGCGACTTCGATAGTTGTTCAACGTCACGAGTCTCCTCCTCCATCGTGATCCATGGATCATTCGCAAGAACGGATGACGGCCCATTTTGCGCTCGCTGCCCGTGGCACGCAAAGGCTACGAATGTACCCGTTCGAAACCCGTGAACGCGGGAGCCCAGGCGAGAGCACGTTGCGCATTCCCGCTCCTATCGAGCTTTCGGCAAACGTCGCCGTTACGTCATGCCGCCGTGGCCGGCGTAGCTGCGCTGACAGGACAGGATGCCATCCTCAAATAACAACGGGTCAGAAATTTCGGGGGCAGGTCAATTCCCTGCTGCCGCCGATCGCCGATCCCGTGCAGGGTGCCCTGCCGATTATCATGGACAGCGGCATCCGTCGCGGCATGGACGTGGACGGCCGTGGCGCTTGGGCCGATCGGTCGCCATCAGGCGGCCCAAGTGGGCTGACGGTGGGCCGACCGGGCGGAATTCAGGGCGTAATCGAATACTTCAATCGGGAGATGGCGAACACGGTACTTCACGTGGGTGCAAACAGCATCTCGGCGCTCAACCGCACTCAGGTCCGGCCCCTCGCGGAGCTAAAGCGCGCAACGGTGCGTCCTGATCTCGTCCGGCCTGCTTTGCACTCCGTCACCGCGTGCAGGTTCACTTAAAGTGGGATCCTGCTCGAGTCCATGGAGCGCGACTCGCTAGTTAGTCGAGACGTACGCCTGTTGCCTTCACCACCTTGGCCCACTTCGCTACTTCGGCGGCGAGGAAAGCCTCGAACGCCGTGGGCGATCCCGTCTGGACCTCCATGCCGACAGCGAGCAGCTTCGTTCGCACCTCGGGCAGCGTGAGCGTGCGCGTGATCTCACCGTTGAGCTTGCTGACGATCGCAGAAGGCGTCCCCGCCGGCGCCACAATCCCATACCAGTTGGTCGACACGTAGCCCGGAATGCCGGCTTCAGCGATCGCGGGAACCTGCGGCGCGGCCGGAGAACGTTTGACCCCGCTGACGCCGAGTGCGCGTACGCGCCCGGCTTGCACGTGCGGCAATGCAGCCGGAATGGTCGGCAGGCTTACCTGGATTTGACCGCCCAGGAGATCATTGATGGCAGGCGCCATGCCTTTGTAAGGAACGTGCGTGAGCGATGTCCCTGTCATCATCTTGAACAGCTCCACCGAAAGATGGCTGGGGACGCCGTTGCCCGCCGAACCATAGTTGAGCTGACCGGGATGGGCATGCGCGTACGCGATCAGCTCCTTCACCGATCGCACCGGCAGCGCGTCGTTCACGATCAGTAGCCCCGGTCCGGAGGTGAGCGGCGCGACCGCCGTGAAGTCGCGGAGCGGATCGAAGGGCACCTTTGCATACAGACTCGGCGCCGTCGCAAACCCCGACGAGATCATCACCAGCGTGTAGCCGTCGGGCTGCGCTTTAGCGGCCAGAGCCGTTCCGATGATCCCGCTCGCCCCAGCACGGTTGTCGATCACGAGCGACTGGCCCCAGACCTCGCTTAGACGCGGCCCGAGCAGGCGCGCCTGGATGTCACGAGGTCCACCGGGCGGGTACGGGATGATGAGACGAGTCGGCCGCGCCGGATAGTTCTGCGTCTGGGTCGGCGTAGCCGCGCAGGTGATATGGCTCATGCTCGCCAGCAAGCCAGCCGTGCTCACGAAAAGCACGCTCGCATTGGCAAGCGCCGCTCCCGCGGAAGCGAAGCGTCGGAACGCGCACATCGATGTGCCCATGATTACGCCTCGTGGCAGGCAAATCCGTCGTGCGCCGCCGCGAAGTGCAGCAGGTGTGTGGCGCAGGTCCGTGGGAACATGAGTTGGATCTTATGGAATTCGGACCTGAGGTGAATCAACGTGAGGCGGCGGATATGCGTGCGCAACATGGCTTGCTGCTCCTCGGTAGTGATGGGTCCGGCGGACGGATAAAGCCCTAAAACGGGCGCCTCGATGCGCGCAAGGTACGGCAACACACTCGCGGCGTGCATCACACGGCTCATCGCCCGCTGCACTTCCGGATCGTTGCGGGCGAATTCCTGCTCGTACCATTCAAGCAACTGCGGATCTGCGTCGGGCGGAAAGCGCGTGGTGCGATTCGTCGCGGCAACCCAGGCCTTCATGCCGATGGCCTTCTGCGCCTCGGATTCGGACCCATGGCCGAGCGCATACGTGTTTCTGGTATTTTCGTTCAGATGCACTGGCGTGGAAACCAGCGTCAGCGTTCGAATCTGGCTCGCATGAGTCCCAGCCAAAACCATGCCCAGGATGCCGCCCATCGATTCGCCACAGTAGTGAACCGATTCGGCTCCGAGATGATCGATGATCGCGACCAGATCCGAAATGCAATTCTCCAGGGTGAACTCGCGCTCTAGATCGAACCCGGCACTTGACTGGCCGAGTCCGCGCACGTCCGGACGCACGATCTTGAACCAGCGCGCAAGATAGGGCACCCAGCTGTACCAGAAGCGGCCACTGCGTCCGAAGCCGTGCTGAAGGAAAAGGTAAGGTGCGTTGCGCCAAGGATCGGTGAAGTCGTCCAGCGCGTAGTGGATGTCCGGCTGACCTGGGCGATGAACGAAGGGCATGAGGGCAATTCCTTGGGTTAAGGCCTTACGCGCTCGAGGCAAGCGCTTCGATAATGCCAGGCATCTAACAAGGTCATGGGCTGCGCGTCCTCGGAATATTTCGATCTTAAGCTATCCAATTGGCGATCGCCTTCTTCGTACACGCGTGAATCCTGCTTTGCGGCGAGCCGGCCCATGCGGTGGCGCCGAGGTGTGCTGTCCCGTGAATCCGGCTCATGAGTCCCATGACGAGCCGCTCCATGCGGCTCTGGAGCCAAGGCTTTTGGTGCATCGCGTTGCGCACGGCCCTGCTGCAGCGCGATGCCAGTCGCCTTGACGACCTCTTCCCACTTGACCATCTCGCTGCTGATAAAGGTCGCGAACTGTTCCGGTGTGCTGCCGGCGAGGTCGAGGCCTTGAGCGGTCAGCGTCGCGTTGACTTCCGCGGATTCGAGCGCTCTGCCAATCTCGCTGCTCAATCGATGCACGACGCGCTTTGGAGTTCCGGCGGGCGCGAGCACGCCGTACCAGGTGGTTGCTTCATACCCGGGAACACCGGACTCCGCGACCGTCGGCAGATCGGGCAGGCCCGGCGAGCGTGCGGCCGCTGTCACGGCGATTCCGCGCAGCCGGCCGGATCTTATGTGCGGCAGCGTCGAGAGCGCGGAGTTGAATCCGACAAACAAGCGCCCACCCAGCAAATCGTTCAATCCGGGTCCGGACCCCTTATATGGAACGGACACGAGCTTCACGCCGGCGAGCAGATTGAAGAGCTCGCCGGCGAGGTGCGAGATATTTCCGACGCCGGACACCGGGTAAAACAACTGTCCGGGCTTTGCCTTGGCGATCGCTATGAGGTCCCTTACCGACTTCACCGGCAGCGAAGGATGGACGACTACGATGAGCGGCGACGACGCAACGAGCGCAACGGGTGCAAAAGCACGCGCGGAGTCATACGGCAGCTTGGGGTACAGCGCTGCATTCAGTGCCAGCGAACTGCTGGTCATGATCAGCGAGTAACCATCGGGCGAGGACTTCGCGAGGTACTCCATACCGATGATCGTGTTCGCTCCGGGTCTGTTCTCCACCACGACGCCCTGGCCGAGGTTGCGGGCCATCGCTTGCGCGAGCGCGCGCGAGATCGTGTCGTTGCCGCCGCCGGCGGCGAACGGCGATATGAGACGGATCGGCTGTGAAGGAAAACTGTCCGTTGCGGCAGCGCCATTCGCCAACGCGATGGCGGCACTCAGCAGAACGACAAGCATTGTGCTCGTTCGAAACATCACGGCTCCCAACACGCGATTCCGTCGTGCTCGGCGACGAAGTGCAGAAGGTGCATCGCGCAAGCGGCAGGTTGCGTAAGATGAAGGTTGTGATATTCGGAGGGAAGATGGGCAAGGCGAAGATTGCGCACGTGCCTGCGAAGCAGATCCTCCTGGTCGGGCGTCGTGATCGGTCCCTTCGAGGGGTAGATCGTCAGCACCGGCGCCTCGATCCGTGGGAGATACGGCGTCGTGTCGATGGTCCGGGCCAGGCGCTGCACAGCCACCAGCGACTCGATGCGTGAACTGCCCTGCTGCTGCACGAACCACTTCATCAGCCCCGGGTCGGTGCCCGGGCCAAAGCGATCGCTGGTGTTCTTCGCTTCCGAGTAGCCGCGCGCCCCGAGCTTCACGAGCGCGTCTTCCCAGGACTCCTGCCCGAAGCGGTACCGCTCCTGGGAAGCCTGGTTGAGCTTCACCCGGGACGAGATGAGCGTGAGGGTGCGCACGCGCTTCGGCCGCTCTGCCGCGATCACCATGCCGAGAATTCCGCCGAGCGATTCGCCGCAGTAATGTACCGATTCGACGCCTACGGCATCGAGCACAGCCTCAAAGTCGCGAACCGCAGTTTCAATCGTAAACTCGTCCGGCGGGTCGGTGCTGGGAGCTGACTGACCGAATCCGCGCAAGTCGGGGCGGATGACCCTGTAAAAGCGCGCCAGGTAGGGCACGCATCGATACCAGAACTTCGACGAGCGCCCGAATCCATGCTGGAGCAGGATGTAAGGCGCATTCGCCCACGGGTCCGTGTAGTCGTCGATCTCGTAATGGAGGTCCGGCTCCTTGTCGCGACGCACGAATGGCATAGTGGTCCTCGTGATCCGACTACCCGTCGCCCCGATAGCGCCCGGGCTGCGGTCATGATATGGCCTGGCACGGGCGGCACGCATGTATGGCTGGTATCAGCCGCTATTTCGCGAGCCCCAGATCGGTGAGCAGCGCGCGCAGCGTCGCTTGCTCCTTCTCGAGGAAAGCTTCGGAATCGTGACTGTCGAGATAGAACTCGCTCCAGAAATTCTTCTCCATGTCGCGCTTCCATTCATCGGTGGCGATGAGCTGCGTGGAATTCGCGCTGTTCTTCGTGGACTTCTGGTTCCAGCTCGCACGCTGGATCGACAGCACGATTCTCGATGCGCTCTACGCTTGAGTTTCAGCTGGAATCGCCCGCACAGCAACTTAGCAGTGCGTTGAAAAGTACTGTTGGATGAGCACTGAAGTGGCCATATGACGCTTCGCGATAACACGAATCGGCGTGTCCAACGCTTCAGTCTGCCGTTTTGGCAGTCCTCGAAACGGTGGTTCGGCGTTGCTGGGCATACATCGGGCGCACCTGCCGTGTGGTTCATCCGGAGGAAGCCATCAGTTTGGGCAGTCGACGCAAGTTGACCACTGTCATGGCCAAGGCAAATACTTGCTGCGCCCGATCCAGCCCGCGCTGCTTCACCTGGCGCAGCGTCCCCGTGTTGCTTAGCATCCCGAAGATCGTCTCGATGAGCTTGCGCACCACCTGGCTGATCTCGTAGCCGGGGTGGCGCGTGGTGCGCTGATCAATGGCACTGGCGCGGCGGGTGGTGTTTTGAGCAACGTGCGGGGTGATGCCCAGCTCACGGCAGGCTTCGATGAAGTCGGCGCTGTCGTAGGCCTTGTCCGCACCAACGGTCTTGCGGTGCCGCTGGCTTGGGTGAGCCTATGGTCGACCACCAGGGCGTTGCTGCGGGCCGAGAGCAGGTGCATGGCCATCTGTGTATATCACCTTTCTTGAAGGCCGATATACACCAAAATATACACAAATGCGGCAGATTGGGCTAGCTGCTGTCAGAACACGAAAGAACAATAACTGTTTACCGTCAATGAACTACACAACCACCGTGGAACACGGTGGAGTTCGATGGACGCTAATCGTAGTTGTCGAGCATCAGCAGCATGTCGTCGTCACCCGTTTGCCCATACCACACTCTGACTGCGAACAAGCGCCATGGTGCCCGCGCATATGCCCGGCCAAGGAGGTCAATTATCCAGACAACCTGCGCGCAATCCAAGTTGCCCGCGGCAAGCCGGGCGGCCGCCGCCCCTATCGAAGACTCGTGACAGACTCATGCGGCGCGATGGGGGGCAAACATTGAAACGCTTCAGCACAATCCCGAGCAGTAGAACAGAGACGAGACAGCAGTTCCGACCACCTGTGATAGCATTTGCCCGGCTTTCCGTCATCGCCCCCGGCACGAGTTTCGGCTCGCCAACCCGAAGGGAAACAAAGGTCGCCGCGCGCAAACCTTGCACTGAAGACAATGGCAACCTCGTCCCCGGAGACTTTGCTCTCGAAAAAATCCATCGTCCCGCGCGATCGGCTGATCTTCCCGCTCGATGTTCCGACCAACGAAGAAGCCATGGCTCTCGTGGCCCGGCTTGGCGACTCGGTCGCCTTCTACAAGGTCGGTCTCGAGTTGATCATCGGGGGCCGTTACCTGGAAGTCGTCGACTTTCTCGTACGCAGCAACAAGAAAGTCATGCTGGATGGCAAGTTCTTCGATGTTCCGGAAACCGTCAAGGCAGCTGTGCGTCAGGCCAGCAAGCACGCCATAACGTTCGTTACGGTTCACGCCAACGACGCAATGCTCGAGGCCGCCGTCGAGGTCAAAGGCGACATGCAAATACTGGCGGTGACCGTGCTTACGAGCCTGGACGACGGCGACTTGAAGGACCTCGGATTTCAGTGTGACGCTGTTACCTTGGTGCTGTCGCGAGCTCGCCGGGCATTGCAGATCGGATGTGACGGCGTGGTTTCGTCAGGATTGGAAGCCCCCGGTCTTCGCGACCACTGCGGCGACAAGTTCGTCATCGTCACCCCCGGAATTCGTCCCGTCAAAAACGTCGATGATCAGAAGCGCACGGTCGATGTCGATGAAGCGTTTCGCAATGGCGCCGATTACATCGTCGTCGGCAGGCCGATTCGTAACGCTCCCGATCCCAAGGCGGCGGCCGAGAACGTGCAGAAGCGTATCGCCGCGCTGTTTCCCAGCTAGTACATCGCCCCATTCGCTATGGTCGCGCCCGGACATCCGGATTGACCATGTGGATCGGCTCGCCGTCGATATAGGCGAGCACCTGCTGAAAAATGTCGCGGAAGGCGACTTCCATTTCGTCGCGGGTGACGTAGCCGATATGCGGTGTGCATACCACGTTGTCCGTGGTAAGCAGCGGATGGCTCGGGTCGCGCACCGGCTCCTGGTCGAAGACATCCATGGCGGCCATCCCGGGCCGCCCCGAGCGCAGGGCTGACGCGAGCGCCCCGGGCCCGATGAGGCCGGCGCGGCTGGTATTGACGATGAGCGCGTCCGGTTTCATGCGCCGCAGGTCTTCTTCGGTGACGATGCCGCGGGTCGCATCGACCAGCCGCATGTGCAGCGAGACGATGTCGCAGTGCTCGAAAAACTCCTCCTTGCTCGCGGCGACGTCCCAGCCTTCCTTGCTCGCCCGCTCGCGCGAAGCTTCTCGCGCCCAGACGAGCACCTTCATGCCGAAGGCGCGCGCGTATCCGGCCACCGCGCCGCCGATGCGTCCCCAGCCGTAGATGCCGAGCGTCTTGCCACGCACCGTGCGCCCGACGCCGCATTGCCAGTTGCCCGCGCGCAGCGATGCCATCTGCTGCGGAATCTGGCGCATGGCAGCAAGGACGAGCGCCCAGGTCAGCTCCGCGGTCGCGTACGACGGCGTGCCCGCATGCATGTTCGAGCAAACCAGCACGCCGCGTTCGGTACACGCCTCGATATCGATATGCGGCCAGACGCTGCGCTGGCTGATGAGCCGCAGCCGCGGCAGCCGCTCGATGAGCGGCCGGCGGATCTGCGTGCGCTCGCGGATGAGCACCAGCACTTCGGTGTCTTGCAGCCGCTCAGCCAGCCGGTCGACCTCCTGCACGTGATCGTTCCAGATGGTCATCTGGTGGCCGTCGAGCATGCGATAGCAATCGAGGGTGCGCACCGTATCGTGATAGTCGTCGAGTATGGTGATGTTCATGTCGTTCTCCATGTTCAGGCGTCGACCTCGACGCGCCATTCAGCAGCGGCAAACGGCTCGCCTCGCTGCCGGGTATCCCGACGATTGCCGAGACAACCGGAAAGCCGATCGATATTTCGCTTTGGCTGGGCACCTTCGCGCCTGCCGCAACGCCTGCGGCGATCATCCAACGGCTCAACGCCGAGATTAACAAGGCGCTCGCGCTTCCGGCCACGCGGCAGCGGATGCAAGCAGTCGGTGCGGAAGCGGTGGGGGGCACGCCGCAAAAGCTGGCCGAACTGGTCGATTCCGAGATCGAGCGCTGGACCCGGACGATCAAGCCCATCATGCGCGCGAAATAACCGAGGCCGACCCACCTTCGGAAGTCGCAACTCCGCCAGGAGTAACCGTACCCGACAAAGCCGGGGGTTCCTGCTCTTGGCCAAGCACTACCGGAACGTAATCCCCGGGCTCAATCGAAACGCGTATCGAGCCCGCTTTGCGCCATCTCGGCCGCGCGCAGCAGCGCCCGCGCCTTGTTCTCGGTCTCGGTCCATTCGCTTTCGGCGACCGAATCGGCGACGATGCCAGCGCCTGCCTGCACCAGCAGCCGCCCATCCTTCACCAGCCCGGTGCGGATCGCGATCGCCACATCCATGTCGCCCGAGAAGCTCAAGTAGCCCACGGCGCCGGCATAGATGCCGCGTTTGCTCGGCTCCAGCTCGTCGATGATCTCCATCGCCCGCACCTTCGGCGCACCCGACACCGTCCCGGCGGGAAACGACGCCCGCAGCACGTCCATCGCGCTCATCCCGGGTCGCAGCTTCCCTTCGACGTTGGACACGATGTGCATGACGTGCGAATAGTGCTCGATGCCCATGTTCTCGGTCACGTGCACGGTGCCGAGCTGGGCGATGCGCCCCACGTCGTTGCGTCCCAGGTCCATCAGCATGACGTGCTCGGCGCGTTCCTTCGGATCCGCGAGCAGGTCGGCGGCGAGGCGTGCATCCTCTTCACGCGTGGCGCCGCGCGGGCGGGTGCCGGCGATCGGCCGTACCGTCACGGTGTCGCCTTCGAGCCGCACCAGGATCTCCGGCGAGGCGCCCACGATCTGGTAGCCGCCGAAGTCCAGGTAGAACATGTAGGGAGACGGATTGAGCGCGCGCAACGCCCGGTAGAGCGCGAGCGGCGAGGCGTCGAACGGCTGGCTCATGCGCTGCGAGAGCACCACCTGCATGATGTCGCCGTCGACGATGTAGCGCTTGGCCCGCTCCACCGCGGCGATGAATCCTGCGCGCGCGAATTCGCTGCTCGGATCGGCTGGCGGTCGAGGCCGCTCGGCGGGAATCGCAACGGGCTGGCGCAGCTTGTGCACCAGCTCGGCCAGCCGCGCGCGTCCGCGTTCGTAGGCATCGGGCTGCGCCGGATCGACGTAGACGATGAAATAAAGCTTGCCCTTGAGATTGTCGACCACCGCAACCTCGGTCGATGCGAGCAGCACGATGTCGGGCGTGTCCACGCTGTCCGGCTTGCGGGTCTGGGCGAGCCTGCGCTCGAAGTAGCGCACGCAGTCGTAGCCGAAGCAACCGACCAGCCCGCCGCAGAACCGGGGCAGGGTTTCGGGCACGAACACATTGAAGCGATTGCGATAGGCGGCGACGAATTCGAGCGGATCGTCGAGCTCGCGGCGCTCGACGACTTCGCCGTCGCGGATCTCGACGCATTCGCGCCCGCGCACTTCGATCCGGTTACCGGTCGGCAGGCCGATGAACGAATAGCGGCCGAAGCGCTCGCCCCCCTGCACCGATTCGAGCAGATAGCTGTTCGGCGCGTTGGCGAGCTTGAGATAGACGGAAAGCGGCGTATCGAGATCGGCGAAGGTCTCGACGGTGAGTGGAATGCGGTTATAGCCCCGGGCGGCGAGCGCCCGGAATTCGGACTCGGTCATGGCATCCTCGCGGAAAGTGTCGGTTCAAGCGCCCGGGCCGCAAGGCCGCGGGTGCGCACGGGCAACGTTCGAGCCATGGCACCATCGCCATCGCCTCGCGTCGCCTGCCGACACCGTCCCGAGAATCATGAATGAAGCTTCCGTACGAGAGCCGCTGCTTCGATGAGAGAAGGCACTATAGCATCCACATCCAGGGAGCGTACATCGTGGCCTTCGTTATAGCCGTAGCTGACGCAAAACACCGGGCAGCCCGCGGCGCGCGCCGCCTGGGCGTCGTTGATCGAATCGCCGATCATCAGCATCTGCGCCGGTTGCACCTGCATGCGCGCGGCCGCGTGCGTGAGCGGCTGAGGATCGGGTTTCTTCTGCGGCAGCGTATCGCCGCACACGACCACCGGGAAATAACGCGCGAATCCGATGCGCTCGAGCAACGGCGCGGTGAAGCGAGATGACTTGTTGGTGATACAGGCCAGCGGCAGGCCCGCCCGGGTCAGCGCATCCAGTCCCTCGCGCACCCCCGGATAGATCGTGGTGGTATCGCCGTTCACGCGCTCGTAATTGGCCTCGTACACCGGCATGGCTTTCGCCACCAATGCCTGGTCGGGCTCGGCTTCGAGCGCTGCGCGCAAGGAGCGCTCGACCAGGTTGGAGATGCCTTTGCCGACGAAGGTGCGCACCAGTTCGAGCTCGAGCTTCGGCAACCGCAGTTCGCCCAGGGTGCGATTGACCGCGGCACAGAGATCCTCGATCGTATCGAGCATGGTGCCGTCCAGGTCGATGGCAACAGCCCGGACAGCGAGCGGAAATTCGACCGCGCTCACGGCCCGACGCTCGCGCTTGCGCTGGCGCACGCACGATCGAGCTCCGCGCGCATCGCGCTGATAGTGGCCGCGTAGTCGTCGGCGCCGAAGATCGCCGTGCCGGCGACGAAGGTGTCGGCGCCGGCGAGCCCGATCTCGCCGATATTGTCGACCTTCACGCCGCCGTCGACCTCCAGCCAGATGTCGCGCCCGCTACGCTCGATGCGCCGGCGCGCCTCGCGCAACTTGTCGAGCGCCTGAGGGATGAACTGCTGGCCGCCGAAGCCGGGGTTGACCGACATGATGAGAATCAGATCCACCTTGTCCATGACGTGATCGAGATACACGAGCGGTGTCGCCGGGTTGAATACCAGGCCCGCCTTGCAGCCGTGGCTGCGGATCAAGGCGAGCGTTCGGTCGATATGCTCGGAAGCTTCCGGATGGAAGGATATGACGTTGGCACCGGCGTGGGCGAAATCGGGGACGATACGATCCACCGGCTTCACCATCAGATGCACGTCGATCGGCGCCTCGACCAGCGGCCGAATGGCGGCGCACACGACCGGACCGACCGTCAGATTGGGCACGTAGTGGTTGTCCATCACGTCGAAATGAATGATATCGGCGCCGGCCGCGACCACCCGTTCGACCTCGTCGCCCAGATGCGCGAAGTCGGCGGAGAGAATGCTCGGTGCGATTCGAAACGTTCGTGCCATGGCAGTCCTTGCGCCGAAGAGACTCGCCGCCAAAGACAATGGGGTCGTGCGAATGATGGCCCGATTCTAACCTAGCGTCCTGAGTCCAGGTTCGTCGCAGAAATCTCGAACGTCTGCCCTGAGGCCAAGCGGGCAAAAGTGTCGAAATCGGCGCCAGACGCGGAACGCGACACCACAGCCAGGTTGGACACCTGGCGAGGATTCGCGACAATGTATGGCGTCGATTCTCGGCATCTTTTGCGCGGCGAATTTCGGACTCAGGACGCTAGGGTCGTCGTCGTTGCGGTTCGCCGTGCGGCGAGGCTCTTCGTCGGTGCTACGGACAGGCGCCCGGGACGGGCGGGATGGCTTGCCATCGATTCCGATTTGGAGTGCAATACCTCGATGAGTGAGCCCGGCAAGTACGACATTCGCGTGAACGCGCGCACGACCTATCTGGCGAATCAGTCCGACGAAGCGGCCGGGCGCTACGTGTTCGCATACACCATCACCATCACCAACGCAGGTACGGTTGCGGCGCAATTGGTCAGCCGCCATTGGATCATCACCGACGCAAACGAAAAGGTGCAGGAAGTGCGCGGGCTGG
Above is a genomic segment from Betaproteobacteria bacterium containing:
- a CDS encoding phosphoglycolate phosphatase, with the protein product MLDTIEDLCAAVNRTLGELRLPKLELELVRTFVGKGISNLVERSLRAALEAEPDQALVAKAMPVYEANYERVNGDTTTIYPGVREGLDALTRAGLPLACITNKSSRFTAPLLERIGFARYFPVVVCGDTLPQKKPDPQPLTHAAARMQVQPAQMLMIGDSINDAQAARAAGCPVFCVSYGYNEGHDVRSLDVDAIVPSLIEAAALVRKLHS
- a CDS encoding ribulose-phosphate 3-epimerase → MARTFRIAPSILSADFAHLGDEVERVVAAGADIIHFDVMDNHYVPNLTVGPVVCAAIRPLVEAPIDVHLMVKPVDRIVPDFAHAGANVISFHPEASEHIDRTLALIRSHGCKAGLVFNPATPLVYLDHVMDKVDLILIMSVNPGFGGQQFIPQALDKLREARRRIERSGRDIWLEVDGGVKVDNIGEIGLAGADTFVAGTAIFGADDYAATISAMRAELDRACASASASVGP
- the apaG gene encoding Co2+/Mg2+ efflux protein ApaG, translating into MSEPGKYDIRVNARTTYLANQSDEAAGRYVFAYTITITNAGTVAAQLVSRHWIITDANEKVQEVRGLGVVGSQPLLEPHESFEYTSGTAIATGVGTMRGSYQMMAADGHKFDAPIPEFTLSIPRVLH